Genomic segment of Panicum virgatum strain AP13 chromosome 9N, P.virgatum_v5, whole genome shotgun sequence:
GAAGCAGTTCCTCCCCGGGTTTCCGGCCAGCGGCTCCTTCCTTCgttcccgccgctccgccgccgtacCGTGAACATGTGCTAGTACTGTCCTGTGTTCTCACTCTACAGCTCTTTCCCTTTCTGCTTGCTCTCGGTGGCATGCATGCCTGCCACGACGGGCCCCGGTCACTCgaacgcatgcatgcatgcacgcacGCTCGCTGCTCTTTTTGCCTTTGTGCGCATCACGGCGAGTCAGCGACAGGCGCGCAGCTTGTTTTATATATTCCCCCCTTGAcccttgtgtgtgtgtgtgtatttaaaaaataataatacttTCCATTATTTTCCACACTCTCTTGTGATCAATTGATCTTGGGAGCACACGCTTAATTCATCTGTAAGCCTGAATTTGTTGGTGCGCCCATGCATACATGAGTGCGTGATTGGCTTGACACGTCACATGCCACCATGACGAGTAGCTAGAGCGCGCGTCCAGCTTTAGCGCTTTTATCCCTCCGTCCATCGATGGCATGATATCATGCACGGGGGCCATGTTTTAACGTATCCGGTCTCCCCGCGTAGCATCGCATCATCTTTATCTCTCCTCGGTGCTATGCATGCGTGCTTGATCGAGTACGTGCTTTCGTTTATCTTATACATGGcgtatataatatatatagtaTACGTATTAGAGTAAAATACATGGCCAGTCCTCGAAATTATCAGGATGTGTCATCTCGGTCTCTATACTTATAACACTAGGAATCCGGATCCTTAAATTTGTCAGGGTGTGTCATCCAGATTCCTAAacttagaaaataaaaaatccaaGTACATGCAACGATTAAAAGTGGTTTCAGACCATGTTTATAGTTTAAAAACAAATCCAGTGAATAATAGATATAGTATTTCAAACCATAAAAATATCTCTCAACCCCTAAAATTCTCCAAACATTACAAAAGATATACTAGAAATACATCAGAgcctaaataaaataattggagCTCATTAAAATATCtcatgaaaaaatatttttcacatTCTCCTAAAGCTAAATCTAACTTTTAGAACTTTCCAAAAGTATTTTTCATGAGCTCTAATTATTTTTAAGCTTTCCATGCTCTAATTTTTTTTAGGCTTAgagatatttcaaaaaaaaaagatagtagAGATACATTGGAGCACGGAGAGTCTAAGTAAATAATTAGAGCTTATGAAAATACTTTTGAAACTACTAAAgaattagatttaactctaggagaatgtgaaaatatattttcacgaGATATTTCATGAGCTCCAATTACTTTATTAGGCTCTAAAAATTAGATATGTTTTTTATTCAAAATTCTCCAAAAATTACAAAAACTATATCTATCATTTGTTGGATTTTTTAACTAAAAATGTGATTCGAAACCACTTTTAATCATTGATTAGACTCGGATTTCTAATTTtgtaagtttagggaccgggatgacacatCCTAACAAGTTTAAGGATCAGGATTTCTGATTTTATAAGTATAGTGATAGGGGTGACATACCCTAACAAGTTCGAGGACTGGCTATGTATTTTTACCTTGTGTATTATGTAGTGTCGTCTTGTATCACTCGAGTTCCATTTGTTGCTCCTTGATTAGAGCATAGCGTTTCAGCCTTGCTGCGTTTTAATTAATTTCTCCTTAGCGACCACCCTAGCTAGCTATATCTAGCATTTTAGTCTGGCACTAATAACGGCAAGGTTACTGTTGCGCCCTTGAGAGCAAGGCTAATAATTTAGCCTGCTGCTGGCTGCAAGAAGCTTTACATCTCATCTCTCAACCCACTTGTATAGTGGTTTAGCCCTTCATCATTAATATATGGCCCACTTGTCTATCTCACAAATTTTCTTGGTTCTTGTGTCCAAGCTGGTTGTAAGCTAACAAACAGCCCACTTCTTTTCTCTCCTCCACCTAAGCATTTAGGCTGCTTTTAGCCCATCATAATACTTGTTCTGATAGGTTGATTTGTTGATGACTTCTGACAGAAAGAAGCTAGTCTCCTACTACTCCTTTCTACGCCTACATTGATCTCCGAAATCTGAATGAAGAGACTACTATCTAGCTAGCCGCCTAGTCTTGATTTATTTCAGTGTTCAGATCGAAAAACTGAAGAAAAAATACCACTGTATATAGCTACTTAAAAAACGTAGACTTTTCCGATGTTTGCTCAGTTTTTTATTGAAAGAAATTGTTTCCTCAGTTTATGTTCAATGGTGATTAAAGCACATTAAGATGCCCGGCTAATATACCGTTCTGCTTGACAAATATAATGTATAATGAAGTACTACTGCATGCATATACTTCTCTCTAACGTTGAACTGGCAGATGGCGAATTAACCATCATTTCCTGGGTCCCTGACGATCGCGATTGATCGTTGGTGGGATCAGCCCCGGCCCCCTGCATCCCCATCATCGTCATCATATCGCACTAAAGCTACGCAATTGATCATACAGCCACATGTGTAGACGTCGCGTCGATCTATGATCGGACCCGGCAGTGAGCTTTAAGGccccttttttctctctctctttagcGTACGACTGGCTTTTCTTAGTTAATTAATTTGTCCACGGCCTCTTTAATTCGTCGTTAGGTTGTCGTCCGGTGCAGTATAATCAATCAGGTGGTGATGATTAAAAGCGGCCATAAGCGATGAGAGCTGTTTAGGAAGCCGGTGATTTGTGGGTGAGTTGTTGGAGATGAAAGTTGAAACTAGCTACACTCCGTTCGGCCGGCTGTGGTTGTtggttggtgctgatttgttgtgagagaaaaatactactcACTGGCTGGTGGCcggtgctgatttttttttcttcatgctAGACTAGAAATATGGTAGTATCTCAAGCTATGGCAGAATGCTTTGAGAGTCAACCATCAATTCTAATAAGCCCCGTTCTTTTGTGGTTCATACCAGGTCAAATCAGGGTCTGACTCTCAACAATAATCTCACCCTCACGCCCGGACCCTGCATAATTGCGCAATGGAGCGAGCAAGGACAAACCAGGCAGTCCTACTCCTTCCCTAGCCAGCTACCGTACCACGTCAAAAACTGAGACCTTCCTCTCAGGTCTCTCGCCACGAGCACGAGGGCTCAACCAACGTTGACGGGGAAAGGCGCGGGCACGCGCATGTGCCCCGGCCGGCGGGGGGCATCGGCGTGCACCTCCAGCACCCCTCCCTCCCTTTCGGCCGCGCTGAGCCCTACCGCCGCGACAGCTCAGTTTGTCCCGAGCgacactagctagctagtgtgGCCTAGCTCGCCGGCCTCTCGAGCcggggcagcggcagcggcagcggcacatCGATCCGTCAGAACTGCTGCCCCGGCGCGGCGTGCACACGCCGGCGAGGACTTGCCCACCCAGGTGTGGCGGGGCACGGGACTGTACGGGGCGCGGCGCGCCACGAGGGCACGATGTGCGGCCCGGTCTTGTCTGTCCCGGCGACAGCGCAGCGCTGGCGCCCCCGCCCTGTGCTGTCGAGGAGCTACGGGCTATGTTGCAGATCAGCTCGTGATGCATGTCGCGCACGCAGGGTCAGGTGCATCGAAGGGTCCAGGTAGGCAAATAGGATAGCTGCTCGGATGATGGAACTGAACCTGCAACAACGGACACGCAAATATACATGAGTTCATGTAGGCAAGCTCCAAAGTGAAGCGTACCACAGATGTCCAGCCCCAATACTTAGATAAGTCCCCTTTCTCTGGCGCTGTCTGCCTGGCAGCAGTATTTCAAATTTTCGATTCAACTTTCCTGGTTAGAGCAACTGAGGAAGCAAGAATAACAGGGCACAAATGCTCATGATCCCAACATGCCGATTCTTCCTCAGTTCCGTGCACACATGGAGCTATGGACTATGGCAGTTCAGCAGTGATGGGATAAAAGGAACATGCAACTGGACAGAAGTTACACCTGACCAGCTGTGCTATAAAGTACAAATCCAAGATCATTCCACTAAGGCAAGATGTCTGGATGCTCCACGGTATCAAGAATTCAAgacagaacatgagtttgggatGAACAAACACTTGAACTAAAGCTTTACTGCCGCTCTTTGTCAGGCATGTAAACAACCTAGGACGCCAGTGATTAGTTCTGTACTGGGCACCGGGCACAAGTACAACGACACCTCCCTAAAACTCGAGGATACCACATTCAATCACCGGTACACTGTAGGGACAACGCACGCAGGTTAACAGCTGCTTCAAAACTCACTCGTCAGCATGCCAGTGGCCCTAAATCACGCTGCCCAGACCTCCTAGTTTGCAGTGCGCAGCAGAAACCACAAATATCCACAATAGCAATTGCAGGCGATCTTCCACCTGCCAGCTCTGGCCAAAAAACAAGCCACTAACTATCAGAAAAGGTGTTGCTGATCAGTCACCTCATCAATCAGGAATATGTGATGACGTGGGAAGCAGTGATCGCATATCTGCCTGCCCTTGAGCTTGAACAAGGGCCTGAGCCTGTGCCTGCGCCATGGCCTCTGCCTGGGCTTGGGCTTGACTCTGCTGCTTTAGGAACCGATTCATTCGTTCAAGCAGCTGGATTGCCTTCCTCTTTCCTCTGTCTGTGCCACTTTCTGCTAGCTCCTCCAGCAAAGACACGATACCCTGCTCCTGCGCTTCAGCAAgatgctgttgctgctgttcgCCATTGCAGAGATGCACCATTACGGCAGCTGCATTTTCTTTGCTCCTAGCAGATCCATTTCTGATAACTCCAACAAGAACAGGTATTGCAGATGCAGCACCGATAGCTGCTTTGCCCTCTGGATGGCCAGATAGGATTGCTAATATCGCAAGGGCCTCATCTACCATACCACTTTCAGTCTCTGTTAGTAGTTCTAGTAGTATAGGAACCAATCCAGCTCTAACAGCCTTGCCCTTGTTGCCCTGATAAATGCACAGGTTAAATAGTGCTGTTGCTGCATCCTTTTTACCCCGTTGACTTCCATTACTCAATAGCTGTACCAGCGCAGGAATTGCCCCAGAAGCCCCAATAGTCACCTTGTTCTCATCAACAATTGAGAGGCTGAACAGTGTGGCAGCTGAATTTTCCCGAGCCTCCATGCTGCCCCTCTTCAATACATGCACAATTCCAGGAACAGCTCCAGATGTGATTATTCTGGCCTTGTTCTCTTCATAGATGGATAGATTCAAGAGAGCGGTAACGACATGTTCCTGGGTGCTAACATCAGTGGTTGATAGCAGGCTAACAAGAATAGGAATAGCACCAGCATCTCCAATGCAAGCACGATTCTCAGCACTACGCTTGGCAAGCTGACGAAGCATACCAGCAGCACCACGTTGATCTTCAAGgttttgggatgagagtttcTGAAGAAGCTCGACAACATTGTTATGCTCCGCAGCAGTACATGACACTGGTGCATTACTAAGTTGAGCTGAGCGCTTTGGAGGCTCTATACCATTCGCCTCGCACCATTGAGTTATAAGGCTGCGTAGGACATAATTTGGAGTCAGGGATTTATTCGGAAGCTTCTGCTGTGTCTTCGGACAGGTGTCATggccagcctccagccacctctCTATGCACCCTCGCTCATAAGTCTGCAAAGGCATACACAAGTAATTATAGTGAACTGAAATGCAAAAGGTCTGCATATTTGAATGGaaacaggggggggggggtggataTTGGGGGCAAAGTAAGACCTGCCCAGTGGCGACAATAACTGGGTCTTTCATTAAATCCAGTGATATTGGGCAACGGAAATCATCAGGAATAATAGGACATGTTGAATTGTCATTTGGGGAAATGTCTGTTGCACTTGCTTGAGCACCCATTTCAGGGTCTTGAGTCTGCACAAAATCCTTGATCCTCTTCAGGAGCATCGACATCTTTTCAACAATTGCACCAGGATCACCACCACTAGCCATCTCATGCAAGGTAAGAGATTCTTGGTTGAGGTCATGTATTGTAACAAGCTGCAATTTCTCAGATAACCTTCGAAGAATATCAGGGTCAACATTAGCACTGCTGCTCGAGTTATAGACAGACATCAGATCATTGAATAGATCATCATCAGATGAATCCGATCGTTCCTTTGCTCTTTTGAACTGAGCATGCACCAATTCAACCTGCATAGCATCGCAGATATTATGTTATGCAGGAACgagggaaaaaaaaacattgagaCAGTATTGTAAAAAAAAACACTAATGAAAAGAGGAACTCTGGAATTTAGGAGTCTACCTGCTCTCTTACTTCATCTGATATGTTTAGCTCATCAAACGAGATACCAGCTAAGGATTGTTCAAGTCTTGCTGTAATGTCCTGGAAACTCTTCATTATTTTCTCTGTCTCGAGAACCTGCAAATTGGGAGGCATTTAGTCATCTACAGTAAGAAAATGGGCATGGTTGTATATCTAGTGCGCTATCCCTATGTGCTTACTGCCAAAGTGGTCCCTGCACTATTATAG
This window contains:
- the LOC120688491 gene encoding protein spotted leaf 11-like, translated to MDEEAKAGPKSDANANAADAVEAAAAAPLPPSSSEAAEREAKAEEEGELVERLVELVGEIAAISDFRNSYRRQFCNLSRRIRLLVPMLEEAKEAPTPLPAASEAALRRLRDALHGAGELLRLGSSGSKIFLVLETEKIMKSFQDITARLEQSLAGISFDELNISDEVREQVELVHAQFKRAKERSDSSDDDLFNDLMSVYNSSSSANVDPDILRRLSEKLQLVTIHDLNQESLTLHEMASGGDPGAIVEKMSMLLKRIKDFVQTQDPEMGAQASATDISPNDNSTCPIIPDDFRCPISLDLMKDPVIVATGQTYERGCIERWLEAGHDTCPKTQQKLPNKSLTPNYVLRSLITQWCEANGIEPPKRSAQLSNAPVSCTAAEHNNVVELLQKLSSQNLEDQRGAAGMLRQLAKRSAENRACIGDAGAIPILVSLLSTTDVSTQEHVVTALLNLSIYEENKARIITSGAVPGIVHVLKRGSMEARENSAATLFSLSIVDENKVTIGASGAIPALVQLLSNGSQRGKKDAATALFNLCIYQGNKGKAVRAGLVPILLELLTETESGMVDEALAILAILSGHPEGKAAIGAASAIPVLVGVIRNGSARSKENAAAVMVHLCNGEQQQQHLAEAQEQGIVSLLEELAESGTDRGKRKAIQLLERMNRFLKQQSQAQAQAEAMAQAQAQALVQAQGQADMRSLLPTSSHIPD